One Elusimicrobiota bacterium genomic region harbors:
- a CDS encoding response regulator has protein sequence MKILVVDDDPEVRELLKVFLETEGYTVSLHEKGGTVISTILKETFSLVLLDVNLPDIDGIELLKKIHKVDSELPVMMITAFKDAEKVIAAFREGAVDCILKPLNFEYLKSNIVSRARTV, from the coding sequence GTGAAGATTCTTGTTGTTGATGATGATCCGGAAGTAAGAGAACTGTTAAAAGTTTTCCTGGAAACTGAGGGTTATACTGTTTCTTTGCATGAAAAAGGCGGGACAGTAATTAGCACAATCCTTAAGGAAACATTTTCACTTGTTCTTTTGGATGTTAATTTACCTGATATAGATGGAATTGAATTGCTGAAGAAAATACATAAAGTTGACAGCGAACTGCCGGTTATGATGATAACTGCGTTCAAAGATGCTGAAAAAGTTATAGCTGCTTTCAGGGAAGGGGCAGTTGACTGTATATTAAAACCGCTTAATTTTGAATATCTTAAGTCAAATATTGTCAGCAGGGCAAGGACTGTTTGA